Below is a genomic region from Gigantopelta aegis isolate Gae_Host chromosome 1, Gae_host_genome, whole genome shotgun sequence.
GAGAATTAACCTCAGCTGTTTTATGGGTTATATCTAGCCTAATCGAGGTTCTTTTGGGTCATGTGATCGAGCCTCCTCGGTGGACTCATTAggtttttctcgtcccaaccagtaaccATGCTTGTTATATGTTAAATACCATGCTAGTTGATAttatgtctgtgcatataaagattATTTACTCTTTTCCGGTAGAAATATCTAATGTAGTGGGAGCAGATTTCTTCCTTCACTATCTAGATCAAGTGTCACAACCATTGTAGACGCCAAACagccgtaatttaaaatgtgcccaggtgttgtaaaaaaatacaattccagaatattttatttaacgacgcactcatcacattttatttacggttatatggtgtcggacgtaTGGATAaggacacacagatattgagagaggaaactcgatgtcgccacttcaagagttactcttttcgattagcagcatgggatcttttatatgcaccattccagagacaggatagcacatgccacggcctttgatgtaccagttgtgttgcactggctgaagcgagaaatagcccaatgggcccatcgacagggatcgatcccaaaccgactgcgcatcaagcgagcgctttaccactgggctacgttccgcccgaACAGGAGGAGAACTGGGCGAGTGGACGGTGAAGAGTAAATCTAGCTGTAACTGGCTTCTCCAAGACTGGATACAAATTACAGACAGGTGTTGTTATTTTCTGAGTGATTTATTGGTACATATTATATCTACACTACACGCGTGGTTCGCTGTCTATTTGCCGGAGACGGCCTGGGCGACGTGTTGCAAGATGGTGCCGCCAGCACTTGCCAGGGTTTCCTTGGCCGTCTGGATCGGCTCCTTCATGTTGGCAACAGTTTGTTCTGGAATAACAAAGAGATGATGATGATTCagtcattattattgtttacgTTATTTCCAGTATATATCGGATCAGTtttcaataaatgaatgaatgtttaatgacacctcaatacgaaaatattaatacacattTGGGCGTCAGACAAGGTAAGTGTATTATATATGTGAATATGATTGTATTAAGCATGTGTGAACACAATTCGGATGTTGATCGTGGATGCATGTGCAGGTCAAAAGTTAGTGGATGAGATATGAATtaactgatggatggatggacggacggacagaaaAATGGATGTGTGGCTGGgtgggttgatggatggatgggtggggtgtttttttggtgtggctgtttttattttaggatggatgaatgggtgggtgggtgagtgggtggatgatggatggatgtacagaTAGATGAATAGGTGGGTTGATGGACTGACGGACGGGCGGACGGATGGATATGTAGTAAAGTTGATATAGtactcctactggcagtagcttaTGAGGGCTTCCCTAGATTAGCTGAGTTGCAAAAGTGCTTGTGCTTCACACTCGGAAAGATCcgtggttcaaatcccctcgGTGGAAGTTGATTTGTATGTTACAAACGCCTAGCGATACCCGCAACACGACAAAGGCGTCAACTACCGGCCTTGTTGGTGTAGAGGTTGAGCCGTCGGAGACGTAAGGCTGGGTTTGAATCCCGGTAAGAACTCGCACCCTGATCTGATTTTAACGACGCGGATGGGTGGGGAGCACATACTCTGACAAGTTTTTCATGCCTATGTCTATATACTTACGCAGAATGTCGGTGGAGGCGGCCTTAAGAGCGGACAGGGCGTTGACTCCGTGCTGTAGGAGCTGGCTGCCGACCCCCTTCAGGGTGTTGAGATGTTCGGACAGTTTGCCGGCCAGCTGCGTGAAGGATTCCTTTCCGGCGGCTAGGATGCCCGTAGCGGCGTTCTTGATCAGGGATCCAGCGGTGGTGGCAAGCTGGGGGCGAAACAAAGGGGTTTTGTCATcaaggcccgtgcttataaaaacgtttatagagtccagactcaatctttaatgacgtcacacgcatacaatttgtatggcgttgccatgacatttACTGTCTCAGGCCTTAACAGAGTCTTGAATCTAGACTATACAAAGTGCTGTAGGCCTAAGCAGCAGGCTTGAACATAATACactgtacaaaaatataaaaatgggaaaacattaaaaatatagtttttatatatttccgTTACAATCAGCTgaagttattttaatcaaatgttcGTGACTAGTTGGATTGTTTTTTTACCCTGACGATTCACTAGGATCTGGTTCTAGaaggtaaatttaaaaaaaaaaaaaaaaagtaaatttgtttttctttaacggccactagagcacattgatttttaatcttataaTCGGCTTTgtgtaaacatttaaaagagaaaacccgctgtcgccacataggctacttttttacgacaggcagcagggatcttttatttgttttgttagcacagggacattcctgagtttgctgcactttttaagatgttatcgactaacagagactttttaacgattgtaattacatatcaaatatatatttctgcataacatattagtggctatatattaaacgtgtttctgatcgttctaacatttgtactagcttaaatttcatcttatttcctaacatattgttttttcgtacgtacaaaattatttgaagacaaatattaagatgaccagaaacacattgaatatacagacactgatattctaaacaagaaaatatatttaatatgtaagtttaatcgtagaaatattttattagtcagaaacatcttacaatgcagtaaactcaggaatgtccctttaaaggtggagttttaaatgtaatttgtttttgtgttgttgtagttgttgttgttttgatttaGAATATTAGGAGCCTTTAAGATTCTATGGAAACCAGGATAACCAATAGCGCGCTGGGGGTTTCATAATGTGTTTTAGTCAACTAAGAAAGAACCTTTAAGATTCTATAGACATTAGAACCACCAAACAACATATCCTAagtacagaaataaatattctaCGCAAGATATTGTTTAAGTTTCAAACAACGGTGCCATACAGTGTTTGTAGAGATAGTGTTCCTTTAAATTACAAGATGTCACTCACGTTCTTGACGGTGTTTGTAGAAGATAGTGTGTCTTTAAATTACAAGATGTCGCTTACGTTCTTGACGGTGTTTGTAGAGGATAGTGAGCCTTTAAATTAAAAGATTTCACTTACGTCCTTGACGGTGTTTGTAGAAGATAGTGTGTCTTTTAATTACAAGATGTCACTTACGTTCTTGACGGTGTTTGTAGAGGATAGTGAgcctttaaattaaaatatttcacttaCGTCCTTGACGGTGTTTGTAGAAGATAGTGTGCCTTTAAATTACAAGATGTCGCTTACGTACTTGACGGTGTTTGTAGAAGATAGTGTGTCTTTAAATTACAAGATGTCGCTTACGTACTTGACGGTGTTTGTAGAAgatagtatgcctttaaattacAAGATGTCGCTTACGTTCTAAACGGTGTTTGTAGAAGATAGTGTGCCTTTAAATTACAAGATGTCGCTTACGTTCTTAACGGTGTTTGTAGAGGATAGTGTGTCTTTAAATTACAAGATGTCGCTTACGTTCTTGGCAGTGTTTGTAGAGGATAGTGTGCCTTAAATTACAAGATGTCACTCACGTTCGTGACAGTGTTTGTAGAGGATAGTGTGCCTTTATATTATAAGACGTCGCTTACCTTCTTGACAGTGTTTGTAGAAGATAGTTTGTCTTTTAATTACAAGATGTCACTTACGTTCTTGGCGGTGTTTGTAGAGGATAGTGAGCCTTTAAATTAAAAGATTTCACTTACGTCCCTGGCGGTGTTTGTAGAAGttagtatgcctttaaattacAAGATGTCGCTTACGTTCTTACGGTGTTTGTAGAAGATAGTGTGCCTTTAAATTACAAGATGTCGCTTACATTCTTGACGGCGTTTGTAGACGATAGTGTGCCTTTAAATTACAAGATGTCGCTTACGTTCTTGACGGCGTTTGTAGACGATAGTGTGTCTTTAAATTACAAGATGTCGCTTACGTCCTTGACGGTGTTTGTAGAAGATAGTGTGTCTTTAAATTACAAGATGTCGCTTACGTTCTTGACGGCGTTTGTAGACGATAGTGTGTCTTTAAATTACAAGATGTCGCTTACGTTCTTGATGGCATCAATGTGAGGCTGGAAGAAGTTCTTGATGGAGGTAGCGAAGCCGCCGAGTATGTCGGTGAAGGCGTTTCTCTTGTGCGAGGACAGCGCTCCCTCGATGGAACTCACTACGTGCCCAAGGATTCCATCGACAAGAAGGTTGTGGGACCCTGTTGAAAGACACAAGAAAGAACACCACACATTAAAAGACGAAAGAAAGAACATCACACATTAAAAGACGAAAGAAAGAACATCACAAATTAAAGGCCGAAAGAAAGAATATCACATAttaagataaaaacaaatatattaccaATTAGGAGACGAAAGAaagaatataataaattaaaagacGAAAGAAAGAACATCACAAATTAAAAGTCGAAAGAAAGAATATCACAAATTAAAGGTCGAAAGAAAGAatataactcttttttttctttttcttttttttcttttttttttttacaagttttattgctAGCCCTttgtttacaattagaacaacacatgccaagggtaaaacatgggttgtgtacataaaaataataaaacaacataatataatactttagggtACTGGCTTTCAAaacccacctcaccccacccacacTCCCTCTCCATCCCCGCCTCCCTCTCCATccccgcctctctctctctctctctctctctctctctctctctctctctctctctctctctctctctctctctctctctctacatatCTAATCAATGTAGCTATCCATTTATCTTTCTCTCACCACACTTTCATCCTTTTTCATTCCATGAACgacgtacataaatatttaaaatacgcacataatatatatatatattatatatatatatatatattatgtgcgtatatatatatatatatatatatatatatatatatatatatatatattatgtgcgtattttaaatatttatgtacgtcgttcatagaatatttatatttagcagttatttagttcctttctgaagataagtaaagattgaaacatgtaaaaggataattatttctttaaattgtttttaaaatacatatatactgtacacttgttttctttgtatcatttatatatatatatatatatatatatatatatatatatatatatatatatatatatatatatatatatatatacacacatatacatatacacacatacacacacatacatatacgtatgtatgtatctacattATTAATGCGTGGACCGCTGGGAACAAGACGATGTACAAGGaaagttacaaacattaggtctgttcaaagagagaataatacactggccacttggtgaagaatttattaagattgttcttgctaagataaatacatttttctactttatatctttgtttagcTTCGTTTTGgaagtgtataatatttaattggaccctttgcactttacatttatatataaaatatttagctaataatagtagcaggtcaaaaacattatctgttttaatattatctttacatcTAAATATCACTAGCTCAAGAGAAAcctttaaaatacatacatgcttACATGAGTTTGATAaccaatttaaataatcattccaaaagttctgaacaattttacattcccaaaataaatgcaCTATAGATTATTTTCCTTCATGACAAAACGTACACGTTTCACtgtgtattaattttaatttatatgcgaaactattagtagttaatattctatgaagtattctatattggaaccatctaagttttatttcttgcgtggttacaaatggttttaaataaatagtgtgCCAATTAAGCtctgaaataa
It encodes:
- the LOC121367520 gene encoding uncharacterized protein LOC121367520, with the translated sequence MKLAVILLCVALMGGANASFGDFLHSIGNALKPIVGILDTTVASVLKNAVNTGKNLLGQTLQALLLNVGSAVQKQRDLSALFHMIPAVESTVHGILDRGHSLFSSILNKLTTGLTNVIDKVSHFDISPEAVVEKIDQLVGSHNLLVDGILGHVVSSIEGALSSHKRNAFTDILGGFATSIKNFFQPHIDAIKNLATTAGSLIKNAATGILAAGKESFTQLAGKLSEHLNTLKGVGSQLLQHGVNALSALKAASTDILQQTVANMKEPIQTAKETLASAGGTILQHVAQAVSGK